A genomic stretch from Aedes albopictus strain Foshan chromosome 2, AalbF5, whole genome shotgun sequence includes:
- the LOC109408242 gene encoding juvenile hormone acid O-methyltransferase, with protein sequence MNKPNLYHRANGVQRRDAKEILDEHGHLLRWRENDEDSLLDIGCGSGDVLIDFVIPIAPQKRSRVLGTDISEQMVRFARKVHSNVDNIFFDTLDIGGDISLFLKKWGCFDHITSFYCLHWVRCQRTAFSNIYNLLTSSGDCLLGFLARNPIFDIYDQLSLSGKWSKYMTDVDKFISPYQYCENPAGEIEEILSSVGFTKYKIHIADKIYVYEGIDSLKKAVQAVNPFSERMPLDLQEDFLNDYIAVVRRMSLSENCCGDENDYKFITPYKLVVVYAMK encoded by the exons ATGAATAAGCCTAATCTTTATCACCGGGCTAACGGTGTCCAGCGACGAGATGCAAAAGAAATTCTGGACGAGCATGGGCATCTTCTGCGGTGGAGAGAAAACGACGAAGATTCTTTGCTGGACATTGGCTGCGGCAGTGGTGATGTGTTGATCGATTTCGTGATTCCGATCGCGCCACAGAAGCGATCGCGAGTGCTGGGAACCGATATATCAGAGCAGATGGTTAGGTTTGCCAGAAAAGTGCATTCCAACGTTGACAACATATTTTTTGATACTTTGGATATTGGAGGCGACATATCattgtttctgaaaaaatgggGCTGTTTTGATCACATTACATCGTTTTATTGTCTGCATTGGGTGCGGTGCCAAAG AACGGCATTTTCCAACATTTATAACCTTCTGACATCCAGCGGTGACTGTCTGCTGGGCTTTCTTGCACGAAACCCAATCTTCGACATTTACGACCAACTGTCGCTCTCGGGCAAGTGGAGCAAGTATATGACAGACGTGGACAAGTTCATCTCCCCGTACCAGTACTGCGAGAATCCAGCAGGAGAAATCGAGGAAATTCTGTCCTCCGTTGGCTTCACAAAGTACAAAATTCACATTGCGGACAAAATCTACGTGTACGAAGGAATCGATAGCTTGAAAA AAGCTGTCCAAGCTGTCAATCCATTCAGCGAACGGATGCCGTTGGATTtgcaggaggatttcctaaacgATTACATTGCTGTTGTGCGCAGGATGTCTCTCAGCGAAAACTGTTGCGGGGATGAGAACGATTACAAATTCATTACTCCGTACAAGTTGGTGGTGGTTTATGCAATGAAGTAG
- the LOC109408902 gene encoding ras-related protein Rab-3 isoform X3: MAAGDPKWQKDASDQNFDYMFKLLIIGNSSVGKTSFLFRYADDSFTSAFVSTVGIDFKVKTVFRHDKRVKLQIWDTAGQERYRTITTAYYRGAMGFILMYDITNEESFNSVQDWVTQIKTYSWDNAQVILVGNKCDMEDERVISFERGKQLADQLGVEFFETSAKENVNVKNVFERLVDIICDKMSESLDSDPTLVAGGPKGQRLTDQPQGPPNANCNC; this comes from the exons ATGGCTGCCGGAGATCCAAAATGGCAAAAGGATGCGTCCGATCAAAACTTCGACTACATGTTCAAACTGCTCATCATCGGTAATTCCAGTGTTGGTAAAACGAGTTTTCTATTCCGATATGCCGATGATTCGTTTACGTCCGCCTTCGTCTCTACGGTTGGAATTGATTTCAAGGTGAAAACGGTGTTTCGGCATGATAAGAGGGTCAAACTTCAAATTTGG GACACTGCTGGACAGGAGCGATATCGAACAATCACCACTGCATATTATCGAGGTGCCATGGGATTTATTCTAATGTATGATATTACAAACGAAGAGAGCTTCAACTCTGTTCAAGATTG GGTAACACAAATCAAAACGTACTCCTGGGACAACGCACAAGTCATTCTCGTTGGAAACAAGTGCGATATGGAAGATGAGCGCGTAATATCGTTCGAACGCGGTAAGCAACTGGCAGACCAGCTGGGCGTTGAATTTTTTGAAACGTCCGCTAAAGAAAATGTGAATGTGAAG AATGTATTTGAAAGACTAGTGGATATTATCTGCGATAAAATGTCGGAGAGCTTAGATTCCGATCCAACACTTGTGGCAGGAGGTCCCAAAGGCCAACGGCTAACGGATCAGCCGCAGGGTCCACCAAACGCCAATTGTAACTGCTAA
- the LOC109408902 gene encoding ras-related protein Rab-3 isoform X2 has translation MPMAAGDPKWQKDASDQNFDYMFKLLIIGNSSVGKTSFLFRYADDSFTSAFVSTVGIDFKVKTVFRHDKRVKLQIWDTAGQERYRTITTAYYRGAMGFILMYDITNEESFNSVQDWVTQIKTYSWDNAQVILVGNKCDMEDERVISFERGKQLADQLGVEFFETSAKENVNVKNVFERLVDIICDKMSESLDSDPTLVAGGPKGQRLTDQPQGPPNANCNC, from the exons ATGCCA ATGGCTGCCGGAGATCCAAAATGGCAAAAGGATGCGTCCGATCAAAACTTCGACTACATGTTCAAACTGCTCATCATCGGTAATTCCAGTGTTGGTAAAACGAGTTTTCTATTCCGATATGCCGATGATTCGTTTACGTCCGCCTTCGTCTCTACGGTTGGAATTGATTTCAAGGTGAAAACGGTGTTTCGGCATGATAAGAGGGTCAAACTTCAAATTTGG GACACTGCTGGACAGGAGCGATATCGAACAATCACCACTGCATATTATCGAGGTGCCATGGGATTTATTCTAATGTATGATATTACAAACGAAGAGAGCTTCAACTCTGTTCAAGATTG GGTAACACAAATCAAAACGTACTCCTGGGACAACGCACAAGTCATTCTCGTTGGAAACAAGTGCGATATGGAAGATGAGCGCGTAATATCGTTCGAACGCGGTAAGCAACTGGCAGACCAGCTGGGCGTTGAATTTTTTGAAACGTCCGCTAAAGAAAATGTGAATGTGAAG AATGTATTTGAAAGACTAGTGGATATTATCTGCGATAAAATGTCGGAGAGCTTAGATTCCGATCCAACACTTGTGGCAGGAGGTCCCAAAGGCCAACGGCTAACGGATCAGCCGCAGGGTCCACCAAACGCCAATTGTAACTGCTAA
- the LOC109408902 gene encoding ras-related protein Rab-3 isoform X1, with protein sequence MPVNFFLYCLNDNMAAGDPKWQKDASDQNFDYMFKLLIIGNSSVGKTSFLFRYADDSFTSAFVSTVGIDFKVKTVFRHDKRVKLQIWDTAGQERYRTITTAYYRGAMGFILMYDITNEESFNSVQDWVTQIKTYSWDNAQVILVGNKCDMEDERVISFERGKQLADQLGVEFFETSAKENVNVKNVFERLVDIICDKMSESLDSDPTLVAGGPKGQRLTDQPQGPPNANCNC encoded by the exons ATGCCAGTGAACTTTTTTCTGTATTGTTTAAATGATAAT ATGGCTGCCGGAGATCCAAAATGGCAAAAGGATGCGTCCGATCAAAACTTCGACTACATGTTCAAACTGCTCATCATCGGTAATTCCAGTGTTGGTAAAACGAGTTTTCTATTCCGATATGCCGATGATTCGTTTACGTCCGCCTTCGTCTCTACGGTTGGAATTGATTTCAAGGTGAAAACGGTGTTTCGGCATGATAAGAGGGTCAAACTTCAAATTTGG GACACTGCTGGACAGGAGCGATATCGAACAATCACCACTGCATATTATCGAGGTGCCATGGGATTTATTCTAATGTATGATATTACAAACGAAGAGAGCTTCAACTCTGTTCAAGATTG GGTAACACAAATCAAAACGTACTCCTGGGACAACGCACAAGTCATTCTCGTTGGAAACAAGTGCGATATGGAAGATGAGCGCGTAATATCGTTCGAACGCGGTAAGCAACTGGCAGACCAGCTGGGCGTTGAATTTTTTGAAACGTCCGCTAAAGAAAATGTGAATGTGAAG AATGTATTTGAAAGACTAGTGGATATTATCTGCGATAAAATGTCGGAGAGCTTAGATTCCGATCCAACACTTGTGGCAGGAGGTCCCAAAGGCCAACGGCTAACGGATCAGCCGCAGGGTCCACCAAACGCCAATTGTAACTGCTAA